GCGCAATCGTTACCCGCAGGCCGCTCATCGCGTCGTTCAGGACGAGCTGGCACGATAGCCGCGACGTAGCAATCCGGTGTCCGGATCCATTGAGCAACTCGCTCTCGTCCTCCGACATGCTCGGAAGCCGGCTTTCGAACTCCTCGTCCACTCGAACATGACAGGTTGCACAGGAACAGCAGCCACCGCATAGCGCAAGCATTTCATCGATGCCCGCATTGCGGATGATCTCCATGACGCTGAGACCGCTCTCTGCCTCTAGGTGCATCACCTGTCCGTTTCGGGTTCTTACCACTAGCTCCAGCATAAATTTCTCTTTCAATAGGCATCTTCTAGCCAGGAGGCGCGCAGTACGCCAAGGCCATATCCATGAATCCGTTGCCCGCCGGCGGATCGCTGTGGAACGACACACCGAACGCAGCTTGGTTCGCTCTGCATCGCGCATTCGCACCCGCCCCGTGCAAACTCGCGAAACGACACCGATAAGACGTTGCCGAGAGGCTCTCGAAGTCAGGAGCGAGTCACCTCAAATCGCTTCACGTCTCCCCTGCTCATTGAGGGACGATGTTGGCGGCTCTGATGACCTTTTCCCAAAGATCCGCCTCGTTCAACAGCGTCGCGCGATACGCATCGGGTCCAGCTGGGT
This is a stretch of genomic DNA from Variovorax paradoxus. It encodes these proteins:
- a CDS encoding 2Fe-2S iron-sulfur cluster-binding protein, which produces MRDAERTKLRSVCRSTAIRRRATDSWIWPWRTARLLARRCLLKEKFMLELVVRTRNGQVMHLEAESGLSVMEIIRNAGIDEMLALCGGCCSCATCHVRVDEEFESRLPSMSEDESELLNGSGHRIATSRLSCQLVLNDAMSGLRVTIAPED